A part of Desulfobacter sp. genomic DNA contains:
- a CDS encoding YihA family ribosome biogenesis GTP-binding protein, producing MKINGVEFVKSAVKPEHYPEYDFPEIAFAGRSNVGKSSLINTLINRKDMVKTSSKPGCTQLINFFMVNGDLSLVDLPGYGYAKVSKKVRAQWQPMVERYLSSRENLLGLILLIDIRRDPRKEEFELAQWLESHEMPYLVVLTKADKLSKTKKAKRLDAICSQLNRDRNGVILFSAKTRKGREAVWEEINNLIEWYADAAEAADGADAAEGTEEGE from the coding sequence ATGAAGATTAACGGGGTGGAATTTGTCAAAAGTGCCGTAAAACCGGAGCACTATCCGGAGTATGATTTCCCTGAGATTGCCTTTGCCGGCCGGTCCAATGTGGGAAAATCCTCTCTGATCAATACCCTGATCAACAGAAAGGATATGGTCAAGACAAGTTCAAAGCCGGGCTGCACCCAGCTTATCAATTTTTTTATGGTCAATGGGGACCTATCCCTGGTGGACCTGCCGGGGTACGGGTATGCCAAGGTCTCCAAAAAGGTGCGGGCCCAGTGGCAGCCCATGGTGGAAAGATATCTTTCTTCCCGGGAGAACCTGCTGGGGCTGATTCTTTTAATTGATATCCGCAGGGATCCCAGAAAAGAGGAATTTGAACTGGCCCAATGGCTGGAGTCCCATGAAATGCCCTATCTTGTGGTGCTCACCAAGGCGGATAAATTGTCCAAAACCAAAAAGGCCAAACGGCTGGATGCCATCTGTTCCCAGCTCAACCGTGACAGGAACGGGGTGATCCTTTTTTCCGCCAAGACCCGGAAGGGAAGGGAGGCGGTATGGGAGGAAATCAATAATCTTATTGAATGGTACGCTGACGCTGCCGAAGCTGCTGATGGTGCCGACGCTGCCGAGGGCACTGAGGAAGGTGAATGA
- a CDS encoding universal stress protein, with translation MIRKTERILFASDLSTDMKEVFERAASFSAYSGAEIIVLHVMEEASKSSEKLVRMAFGEALYQNIKSDHKAGARNLLTGKNVDALRIRQAIAGFLADSGGEAPEMDEKSPIAKILVTESPSIAADIVQTAVEEDCDAIVMGCKQQGLLAEAMGDNVVRKVLKRTSVPVVVVPLGKR, from the coding sequence ATGATCCGCAAAACCGAACGAATCCTGTTTGCATCCGATTTATCCACAGACATGAAAGAGGTATTTGAACGTGCCGCCTCATTTTCAGCCTATTCAGGGGCTGAAATCATCGTCCTCCACGTCATGGAGGAAGCCAGCAAAAGTTCTGAGAAACTGGTGCGCATGGCATTTGGCGAAGCCCTGTATCAAAACATTAAAAGCGACCACAAAGCCGGGGCCAGGAATCTGCTTACAGGTAAAAACGTAGACGCCCTCCGCATCCGCCAGGCCATTGCAGGTTTTCTTGCAGACAGCGGCGGCGAAGCACCGGAAATGGATGAAAAATCCCCCATTGCCAAGATCCTGGTGACCGAAAGTCCCTCCATTGCTGCAGATATCGTACAGACCGCCGTTGAAGAGGACTGCGACGCCATCGTCATGGGATGCAAGCAGCAGGGACTTCTGGCCGAAGCCATGGGCGACAATGTGGTCAGAAAAGTATTGAAGCGGACATCGGTTCCTGTGGTTGTCGTGCCCTTGGGCAAAAGATAG
- the era gene encoding GTPase Era, producing MNDKITRSGFVGIIGAPNAGKSTLLNHVLGQKISITSKKPQTTRDRILGIINRPASQIVFLDTPGIHKSSTLLNQRIVDQAMQAMEDVDLILFMVDTAARNYSAEKLIIRRLESTKKPVVLGLNKIDISQKSDVYKLVDEFRDLYPFKAIVPVSAKKGVQVDDLLGELEACLPQGPPLYPEETFTDVSEKFMVSEIIREKVFRLTGMEIPYSSAVTVDAFEVEKKLIVIHASIHLVRKSQKGIIIGKGGGMLKRIGSSARKDIEDMLGTKVLLKLFVKVTKDWVSNERRLSEFGY from the coding sequence ATGAACGATAAAATAACCCGGTCCGGATTCGTGGGAATCATCGGAGCCCCCAATGCCGGCAAATCCACCCTGCTCAACCATGTGCTGGGACAGAAGATTTCCATTACCTCCAAAAAACCCCAGACCACCCGTGACCGGATTCTGGGGATCATCAACCGCCCGGCATCCCAGATTGTATTTTTGGATACCCCGGGTATCCATAAGAGCAGCACCCTATTGAACCAGCGCATTGTGGACCAGGCCATGCAGGCCATGGAAGATGTGGATCTCATCCTGTTCATGGTGGATACGGCGGCCAGGAATTATTCTGCGGAAAAACTGATTATCCGGCGGCTTGAGTCTACAAAAAAGCCGGTGGTCCTGGGGTTGAATAAGATCGATATTTCCCAGAAATCCGATGTGTACAAGCTGGTGGATGAGTTCAGGGACCTTTATCCGTTCAAGGCCATTGTGCCGGTATCGGCCAAAAAAGGGGTTCAGGTAGACGACCTCCTCGGCGAGCTGGAGGCCTGTCTGCCCCAAGGCCCGCCCCTGTATCCTGAAGAGACATTCACCGATGTATCGGAAAAATTCATGGTCAGCGAAATCATCCGGGAAAAGGTGTTCCGGCTGACCGGTATGGAAATCCCTTATTCCTCAGCCGTTACCGTTGATGCCTTTGAGGTGGAGAAGAAACTTATCGTCATCCATGCCAGCATTCACCTGGTCAGGAAATCCCAGAAAGGCATCATTATCGGCAAAGGGGGCGGAATGCTCAAGCGCATTGGTTCCAGCGCCCGGAAAGACATTGAGGATATGCTGGGCACCAAGGTGCTGCTTAAACTCTTTGTCAAGGTGACCAAGGACTGGGTATCAAATGAACGTCGCCTCAGTGAGTTTGGTTATTAA
- a CDS encoding pyridoxal phosphate-dependent aminotransferase codes for MTAARRCEKITPFIVMDVLEKIHKMEAQGIDVVHMEIGEPDFNVPECVNKVSVEALCQNETSYTHSLGDLRLREAISDYHRRTYGTRVDPGQILVTSGTSPAMLLLFSALVDPGDEVIISDPHYACYANFIHYVQGVPVTVKVHEEEGFVYTPEAIREKITPKTKAIFINSPSNPTGNVIPEKRMKEIVAVAEEHGLYIISDEIYHGLTYVGKDHSIFEFTDRAFVLNGFSKLFAMTGLRLGYLIAPQEFIRPLQVLQQNFFICANSVIQLAGAAALTGAEKETQMMRDTYNERRKFVVKRLKDMGLGITVEPTGAFYVFANAKHISMDSYALAFDILDKAHIGVTPGIDFGANGEGYLRFSYANSMENLKTGMDRMEGYLKEYA; via the coding sequence ATGACAGCGGCCAGGAGATGTGAAAAGATTACCCCCTTTATTGTGATGGATGTACTGGAAAAAATCCACAAGATGGAGGCCCAGGGCATTGACGTGGTGCACATGGAAATCGGAGAACCGGATTTCAATGTACCCGAATGTGTCAACAAGGTCTCTGTTGAGGCGCTTTGCCAGAACGAGACTTCCTATACCCACAGTTTGGGGGATCTGAGGCTCAGGGAGGCCATTTCCGACTACCACCGCCGGACCTACGGCACCCGGGTGGACCCGGGCCAGATCCTGGTGACCTCGGGCACATCTCCGGCCATGCTGCTGCTTTTTTCTGCCCTGGTGGACCCCGGTGATGAGGTCATCATCTCCGATCCGCACTATGCCTGCTACGCCAATTTCATCCACTATGTCCAGGGCGTTCCCGTGACCGTAAAGGTCCATGAGGAAGAAGGGTTTGTTTATACGCCGGAGGCCATCCGGGAAAAGATTACGCCCAAAACCAAGGCGATTTTTATTAATTCTCCTTCCAATCCCACCGGGAATGTCATTCCCGAAAAGCGGATGAAGGAGATTGTGGCCGTGGCTGAGGAGCATGGGCTTTATATCATTTCAGATGAGATTTACCACGGGCTGACCTATGTGGGCAAAGACCATTCCATTTTTGAATTCACCGACCGGGCCTTTGTGCTCAACGGTTTTTCAAAGCTATTTGCCATGACCGGGCTGCGCCTGGGCTACCTGATTGCTCCCCAGGAGTTTATCCGGCCTTTGCAGGTGCTCCAGCAGAATTTTTTCATCTGCGCCAATTCCGTGATCCAGCTGGCCGGGGCCGCCGCCCTTACCGGTGCCGAGAAAGAGACGCAGATGATGCGGGATACCTATAATGAGCGCCGCAAATTTGTGGTGAAGCGCCTGAAAGATATGGGGCTGGGCATCACCGTGGAGCCCACCGGCGCCTTTTATGTCTTTGCCAATGCCAAACATATTTCCATGGATTCATATGCCCTGGCCTTTGATATTCTGGACAAGGCCCATATCGGGGTGACCCCGGGTATTGATTTCGGGGCCAACGGGGAGGGGTATCTGCGGTTTTCCTATGCCAATTCCATGGAAAATCTTAAAACCGGCATGGACCGGATGGAAGGATATTTAAAAGAATACGCATGA
- a CDS encoding HNH endonuclease, whose translation MDHYFTFTDEAVLKKERAKARQLRASQWWKRKRSSGVCHYCRGQFTAKELTMDHVIPIARGGRSEKFNLVPCCKECNTRKRQMLPAEWDEYLNSLKS comes from the coding sequence ATGGATCATTATTTTACATTCACCGATGAAGCGGTGCTGAAAAAGGAGCGGGCCAAGGCCAGGCAGCTGAGGGCCAGCCAGTGGTGGAAAAGAAAGCGCTCAAGCGGAGTCTGCCACTATTGCAGGGGGCAGTTCACGGCCAAGGAACTGACCATGGACCATGTGATTCCCATCGCACGGGGCGGACGGTCTGAGAAATTTAATCTGGTGCCCTGCTGCAAGGAGTGCAATACACGAAAACGGCAGATGTTGCCGGCGGAATGGGATGAATATCTAAATTCACTGAAATCTTGA
- a CDS encoding ATP phosphoribosyltransferase: protein MEKILKLGIPKGSLQNATINLFKKSGWKINVEGRSYFPDIDDDTIECALCRAQEMSINVESGIIDAGLTGLDWIAEHESDVHVVSDLVYSKVSARPARWIIAVASDSPIKTLEDLEGKTISTELVKFTKRFFKERGINVNVKFSWGATEAKIVSGLADAIVEITETESTIRAHNLRVIHEVMETNTQLIANKKAWEDPAKREKIEQIAMLLKAALVADKLVGIKMNVHESNLQAVVDLLPSLKGPTVASLYQSDWFAIETIIETSVVRDLIPKLLKAGAEGIIEYSLNKVI from the coding sequence ATGGAAAAGATTTTAAAACTCGGCATCCCCAAGGGGAGCCTTCAGAATGCAACCATCAACCTGTTTAAAAAATCCGGCTGGAAAATCAACGTGGAAGGCCGCAGCTATTTCCCGGATATTGACGATGACACCATTGAATGCGCCCTTTGCCGGGCCCAGGAAATGTCCATCAACGTGGAATCCGGCATCATTGACGCCGGGCTCACCGGCCTGGACTGGATTGCGGAACACGAATCCGATGTCCATGTGGTCAGCGACCTGGTCTATTCCAAGGTGTCCGCCCGCCCGGCCCGGTGGATCATTGCCGTGGCCAGCGACTCCCCCATCAAGACCCTGGAAGACCTGGAAGGCAAGACCATCTCCACGGAACTGGTAAAGTTTACCAAGCGGTTTTTCAAGGAGCGGGGCATTAACGTCAATGTGAAATTTTCCTGGGGGGCCACCGAGGCAAAGATCGTTTCCGGCCTGGCCGATGCCATCGTTGAGATTACGGAAACCGAAAGCACCATCCGGGCCCACAACCTGAGGGTGATCCACGAGGTGATGGAGACCAACACCCAGCTCATCGCCAATAAAAAGGCCTGGGAGGATCCGGCAAAAAGGGAAAAGATCGAACAGATCGCCATGCTGCTCAAGGCGGCCCTTGTGGCGGACAAGCTGGTGGGCATAAAGATGAACGTCCATGAATCCAACCTGCAGGCGGTTGTGGATCTGCTGCCCAGCCTCAAGGGCCCGACGGTGGCCTCCCTCTACCAGTCCGACTGGTTTGCCATTGAAACCATTATTGAAACCAGTGTGGTCAGGGATCTCATCCCCAAACTGCTTAAGGCCGGGGCTGAAGGTATTATTGAATACTCGTTGAATAAGGTGATTTAA
- the hisI gene encoding phosphoribosyl-AMP cyclohydrolase has translation MAELDFEKTGGLIPAIAQDAETGEVLMMAYMNREAWEETLASGVAVYYSRSRSKLWKKGETSGHVQHVKEIRVDCDRDTVLLKVEQVGGAACHKGYKSCFYRVVEGNEFKIVEERVFDPEKVYK, from the coding sequence ATGGCAGAACTTGATTTTGAAAAAACCGGCGGGCTGATCCCGGCAATTGCCCAGGATGCTGAGACCGGCGAGGTCCTGATGATGGCCTATATGAACCGGGAAGCCTGGGAAGAGACCCTGGCCTCGGGCGTGGCCGTTTATTACAGCCGCTCCAGAAGCAAATTATGGAAAAAAGGAGAGACCTCAGGCCATGTTCAGCATGTGAAGGAAATCCGGGTGGACTGCGACCGCGACACCGTACTCCTGAAGGTTGAACAGGTGGGCGGGGCTGCCTGCCATAAGGGGTACAAGAGCTGTTTTTACAGGGTTGTTGAGGGAAATGAATTCAAAATTGTTGAAGAACGGGTCTTTGATCCGGAAAAAGTATATAAATAA
- a CDS encoding MFS transporter, which yields MSTLDSSIVNLALPYIMADLSGDMGSVQWVVTVYLMVVSSLLLTFGRLSDILGRPRVYRLGFGMFTLGSFCCGLSGTLGWLVLSRALQAVGASMLMACSPAIVVDVFEPENRGKALGLVGACVASGLTLGPVTGGLLLEYFSWPIIFYINIPVGLAALVYSRKVWNGGISDAGTSPGRGGCEKLDLSGSFFMVGMVAALVMGLIRSPEWGFFSLKAMGCWGAGAGAGAGLFNSLGRAAQPLIDPGLFRIRLFIFPLAAAVILFMALFTLIFMMPFYLTLVCRFSPALTGLAMIVPFLVLLVVSPLAGSLADRLGSRRLCLCGMGCLALALVLSAGLSPLTDFSAVAMRLALAGLGTALFISPNSMVLMGAVPADRRGIASGAMATARNMGMVAGVALASGIFSHTFTGLTQGMGLDRYTPEMAPLFMAGFRHVMAAGAGAAVLGMGVTLARGDESGWKQRGHSNQEDKR from the coding sequence ATGTCCACCCTGGATTCCAGCATTGTGAACCTGGCCCTGCCCTATATCATGGCAGACCTGTCCGGGGACATGGGGTCGGTGCAATGGGTGGTTACGGTGTATCTTATGGTGGTTTCCTCCCTGCTGCTGACATTCGGCCGGCTTTCGGATATTCTGGGCCGCCCCAGGGTCTACCGTCTGGGGTTTGGGATGTTTACCCTGGGGTCGTTTTGCTGCGGCCTGTCCGGCACCCTGGGATGGCTGGTGCTGTCCCGGGCGCTTCAGGCTGTCGGGGCATCCATGCTCATGGCCTGCTCCCCGGCCATTGTTGTGGATGTGTTTGAGCCGGAGAATCGGGGGAAGGCGCTGGGGCTTGTGGGGGCCTGCGTGGCTTCCGGCCTCACATTGGGACCGGTGACCGGAGGGCTGTTACTGGAGTATTTTTCCTGGCCAATTATTTTCTATATTAATATTCCCGTTGGACTGGCCGCCCTGGTGTACAGCCGGAAAGTCTGGAATGGCGGTATATCGGATGCCGGCACATCCCCCGGCCGTGGCGGATGTGAAAAACTGGATCTGTCCGGCAGTTTTTTCATGGTGGGGATGGTGGCCGCCCTGGTGATGGGCCTGATCCGGTCGCCTGAGTGGGGTTTTTTTTCCCTGAAGGCCATGGGATGCTGGGGGGCGGGGGCCGGTGCCGGCGCAGGACTTTTCAACAGCCTTGGACGGGCCGCACAGCCCCTGATTGACCCGGGCCTGTTTCGCATAAGGCTTTTTATCTTTCCCCTGGCCGCTGCCGTGATTTTATTTATGGCCCTGTTTACCCTCATTTTTATGATGCCATTTTACCTGACTCTGGTCTGCCGATTTTCTCCGGCCCTTACCGGGCTGGCCATGATCGTGCCATTCCTGGTGCTTCTGGTGGTTTCCCCCCTGGCGGGCAGCCTGGCCGACCGGCTGGGATCCCGCAGGCTCTGCCTGTGCGGAATGGGATGCCTTGCCCTGGCGCTGGTGCTCTCCGCCGGCCTCTCTCCTTTGACGGATTTTTCAGCGGTGGCCATGCGCCTGGCCCTGGCTGGTCTGGGGACGGCCCTGTTTATTTCCCCCAACAGCATGGTGCTGATGGGGGCGGTGCCGGCAGACCGCAGGGGGATTGCCTCCGGGGCAATGGCGACTGCCAGGAATATGGGGATGGTGGCCGGGGTGGCCCTGGCGTCGGGAATCTTTTCACACACCTTTACGGGCCTGACCCAGGGCATGGGCCTTGACCGGTACACACCGGAGATGGCCCCGCTTTTCATGGCCGGTTTCCGTCATGTGATGGCCGCCGGGGCAGGGGCGGCAGTGCTGGGCATGGGAGTAACCCTGGCCAGGGGGGACGAATCCGGCTGGAAACAAAGAGGGCATTCAAATCAGGAGGATAAAAGATGA
- the dusB gene encoding tRNA dihydrouridine synthase DusB, producing MKIKNLDIPGITFLAPLAGITNLPFRQLVKSCGCAVVCSEMVSAKGIFYNSEKTITLLKTDDAERPLSVQIFGAEPESMARAAAFIDQLGTADIIDINFGCSVKKVVKQGAGVALMKEPGLAREIIRAVRSATSLPFTIKIRSGWDYSGDQAITLAKIAEDQGVDAIAMHPRTASQGFKGKAAWPLIKRLKQEIGLPVIGNGDINSPEDAARMMDETGCDAVMAGRAAMANPFILSQIEEFISTGGYTRPAPREIFRKMRELTCLYVNYFGEETACKMLRGRLSWFVRGMPGASAFRKSLSQLHSREMTLQIINEFESGLNKI from the coding sequence ATGAAAATAAAAAATTTAGACATACCCGGCATCACTTTTCTGGCCCCTTTGGCCGGCATCACCAACCTCCCCTTCAGGCAACTGGTCAAATCCTGCGGCTGCGCTGTGGTCTGCTCCGAAATGGTCAGTGCCAAAGGCATTTTCTATAATTCGGAAAAAACCATCACCCTGCTAAAGACCGATGACGCCGAACGCCCCCTATCCGTGCAGATCTTCGGTGCGGAACCCGAGTCCATGGCCCGGGCCGCCGCATTTATCGACCAGCTCGGCACGGCCGATATCATCGACATCAATTTTGGATGCAGTGTCAAAAAAGTGGTCAAACAGGGGGCCGGGGTGGCCCTGATGAAAGAACCCGGGCTGGCCAGGGAGATTATCCGGGCCGTAAGAAGCGCCACCAGCCTTCCCTTTACGATTAAAATCCGCTCCGGATGGGACTATTCCGGAGACCAGGCCATCACCCTGGCCAAAATTGCGGAAGACCAGGGCGTGGATGCCATTGCCATGCACCCGCGCACTGCCAGCCAGGGGTTCAAGGGAAAGGCAGCCTGGCCTCTTATCAAACGGCTGAAACAGGAAATCGGGCTCCCGGTTATCGGTAACGGAGACATCAACTCACCTGAAGACGCCGCCCGGATGATGGATGAGACCGGATGCGATGCAGTAATGGCCGGCCGTGCAGCCATGGCCAACCCATTTATCCTTTCCCAGATCGAAGAATTCATATCAACAGGAGGCTATACCCGGCCGGCCCCCCGGGAAATTTTCAGAAAAATGAGAGAACTGACCTGTCTATACGTCAACTATTTCGGAGAGGAAACCGCATGCAAAATGCTCAGGGGAAGGCTATCCTGGTTCGTCAGGGGCATGCCCGGGGCATCGGCGTTCAGAAAATCCCTGTCCCAACTGCACAGCCGGGAAATGACCCTCCAGATAATCAATGAATTTGAATCCGGGCTCAATAAAATTTAA
- a CDS encoding DUF1848 family protein, with translation MVISASRRTDIPGGFTPWFLSCIRKGEFTVTNPFNRKSRTVPARPENVHTIVFWSKNYGPFIGLNAHKILADKGYNLFFNFTVNADNPVLEPGIPALASRLQQAETLAKALSPEQIAWRFDPICFFKINGQPGNNLKGFAAISDRMADMGITRCITSFYDPYKKVDRRTKHLSRLGGNRVEFVQPPLSARKRVVEKMAEHLGEKSIGLYLCCEAGVMDAMGEIKNLRASACIDGSLYRDLFGGTPKTSGDYGQRRKQGCRCTTSVDVGSYDLHPCPHNCLFCYARTQFDAMQQSI, from the coding sequence CTGGTAATATCAGCCTCCAGGCGCACTGATATCCCCGGCGGGTTTACCCCCTGGTTCCTGTCATGTATCCGCAAAGGTGAATTTACGGTCACCAACCCATTTAACAGGAAATCCAGAACCGTACCGGCAAGGCCCGAAAATGTGCATACCATCGTCTTCTGGTCCAAAAACTACGGCCCTTTTATTGGCCTTAACGCCCACAAAATTCTGGCCGACAAAGGATATAACCTTTTTTTTAATTTCACCGTCAATGCAGACAACCCTGTGCTGGAACCCGGTATACCGGCGCTGGCAAGCCGGTTGCAACAGGCAGAGACCCTGGCAAAGGCCCTTTCACCCGAACAAATTGCCTGGCGGTTCGACCCCATCTGTTTTTTTAAAATAAACGGGCAGCCGGGCAACAACCTGAAGGGATTTGCAGCCATTTCCGACCGTATGGCGGATATGGGCATCACCCGCTGCATTACCAGTTTTTACGATCCCTATAAAAAAGTGGACCGGCGAACCAAACACCTTTCCCGCCTTGGAGGGAACCGGGTCGAATTCGTCCAGCCCCCCCTTTCCGCCCGAAAGCGGGTGGTTGAAAAAATGGCAGAACACCTTGGGGAGAAGTCCATTGGCCTCTATCTATGCTGCGAGGCGGGAGTGATGGATGCCATGGGCGAAATCAAAAACCTCCGGGCCAGCGCCTGCATTGACGGCAGTCTTTACCGGGACCTTTTCGGAGGCACACCCAAAACTTCCGGGGATTACGGCCAGCGGCGCAAACAGGGGTGCCGGTGTACCACCTCCGTTGATGTGGGATCATATGACCTCCATCCCTGCCCCCACAACTGCCTGTTCTGCTATGCAAGGACCCAATTTGACGCCATGCAACAATCAATATAG
- a CDS encoding alpha/beta hydrolase, whose product MSEHTRYAALDQPGVLEYLFHPRPTSPGRREGEERRDMMIPVAEGASLGASFHIKDPNAPVLLFFHGNGEIVQDYDELGQAFTRWAGVNFFVVDYRGYGDSSGRPSVSSMMADAHRVLAFVKEEMVSRQMAGPLSVMGRSLGSAPALELASACGGEFFSLIIESGFAFAGPLLRVLGLDPDLLGFREENGMGNLEKMGKAYCPCLVIHAASDMLIPFSDGQALFDACPSHRKELLKIEGAGHNDIFIRGMGPYLEGVKRFCSAAG is encoded by the coding sequence ATGAGTGAACATACGCGGTATGCGGCACTGGATCAGCCCGGTGTGCTGGAATATCTGTTTCATCCCAGACCGACCTCCCCGGGGCGCAGGGAGGGGGAAGAGCGACGGGATATGATGATTCCGGTGGCGGAGGGCGCATCGCTCGGTGCATCCTTTCACATTAAAGATCCCAACGCGCCGGTATTGCTCTTTTTCCACGGCAACGGTGAAATCGTCCAGGATTATGACGAACTGGGCCAGGCGTTTACCCGGTGGGCCGGGGTTAATTTTTTTGTGGTGGATTACCGGGGATACGGGGATTCTTCCGGCAGGCCGTCAGTATCCTCCATGATGGCAGATGCCCACAGGGTGCTGGCCTTTGTTAAAGAGGAGATGGTTTCCCGCCAGATGGCCGGCCCCTTGTCGGTGATGGGGCGGTCCCTGGGCAGCGCCCCGGCTCTGGAATTGGCATCGGCCTGTGGTGGTGAATTTTTCAGCCTCATCATTGAAAGCGGATTTGCCTTTGCCGGTCCTCTGCTCCGGGTGCTGGGGCTGGATCCTGACCTGCTGGGGTTCAGGGAGGAAAATGGGATGGGGAATCTTGAAAAAATGGGGAAGGCATACTGCCCCTGTCTGGTGATCCATGCGGCGTCGGATATGCTGATTCCTTTTTCCGACGGCCAGGCCCTTTTCGATGCCTGCCCGTCTCACAGAAAAGAATTGCTGAAAATCGAAGGGGCCGGCCACAATGACATATTCATCCGCGGCATGGGCCCCTACCTGGAAGGTGTAAAGCGGTTCTGTTCTGCGGCCGGCTAA